The Triticum urartu cultivar G1812 chromosome 6, Tu2.1, whole genome shotgun sequence genome includes the window GACGACGAGCAACACCATCGTGCTCTGGCCTGTGTTTACTCGTCAGAGACCGGCACATGGGGTGATCTCGTCTCAACACAGCTTCCACCTGATGTTCTAACGAGTGATGCTCCCACCTTGGTTTCTACTGACAAGCCTGCTGTGCTGGTTGGGGATTCCCTCTACTGGAAACTTGCTGGGAATATGGATGGAATCCTCGAGTTTGATTTGGAGAAGCAAAGCCTAGCTGTGATACAGGTGCCGGTGCATATCCTTGAAGAGGGCCAGTACATGTTCTTGATTATGCGGGCAGAGGGTGGTGGCCTTGGTTTACTCACCCAGACAGACTGCAGCATCCAATTGTGGAAGATGAACACTGATTGTGATGGTGTCGCTTCATGGGGGCTTGGAAGAACCATTGAACTGGACAAGCTACTTTCTCTGAATTCTGAGGAGACTGACATGTTGATACCAGGGCTCGAGGAGGAAAATAATGTGGTGTTTGTGTGGACAGATCACATCGTCTTTATGGTCCAGCTTGAGTCAATGAAGTTCAAGAAGCTTTCTGGAACCTACCCCCTTTCTCATTATCATCCATTCAGAAGTGTCTACGCGGCAGGTAAAGCATGTCTTCAGATATTCATTGTAACAAAACCAATTTAATTTTTGATAATTGGTTCATGGCATGTATGGTTCATCCTTTCCTGTTGAGTTAACAAGTTTAAGTAGTGTCATATCACTTGTTCCTTTTGCTGCTTGATGACCTCTTCAACATATAGCGATTGTTTTCTGTAGTAAAAGAAAAATCTGTTAGTGGTATATAATTTGTGTATGTTCTCTGCAGCCAGGCAATGGCCTGCAATTGGTCTATTGTTTAGTTTCACTTCTTTTTGTTGTTCAAGTCAGAGCTTGCAAACTGTCTTCATCTGTTTATTATCATTCACAACTCTTTGCTTACATGTTCAACCGGTCACCTCCTTGCATTGATGGCAGACTGCATCTTTGACGTTTTCTCTAGGCCCTGCTTCTCTTCCTTATGCCTTTAACCACCTCACTTCTCTTTTATTTGCTAATGTTCTATCCCCTCTCTACTGGATGTGAATACTTCCGGCTGCCTTCCTGTGCAATCGAACTGCCATGCTTTCAGTTTACCTCCTCCTTAGTACTCCCCCAGTTCCTTCTGATAATGCAGTTTTTTCTCCATCTAGCTCCCAGATGACTCAAAACTCATTACCATTCCCCTCTTTGTGAATATGTTAAGTGGTAACATAATCAATATGTTCTCTTTTGTGTTCTTCATGGACGTATTTTTTTGTTTGTGTTACTTCTACTAGTTGCTTCATGCCTTTGATTTGTTTTTCGTGGTTATGGATCTATCGAATTCTAATGCGATTTATATGGTGTTACCTCTACgtaagtactccctctgttcccaaatataagtctttctagagattttaacaagtgactacatacggagcaaaatgagtgaatctacactctaaaatatgtctacatacattcGTATATTGTAGTCCAtttaaaatgtctaaaaagacttatatttaggaacggagggagtatttgataaccatgcatgatcatttgcttCATGCTTCCTTCATATAAACGGGACAACTATATCATTTCACATTGCTGCTTATTTTGGGTCATTATTGTACCTAGTGAACTGATGATTGTCAGAATACTCGAAGAGTATGCTTTCATTAATTTTTGTATTTCTATTTATCCTTTTTCTCAATTTATAGCAGTTTTACGGATGATTGTTCTAGTGCATAGTGCAAGGCAGTTTGCTTAAATATTATTCTCAGCATATCTCTCAGTGTCTATCTAATTTGCATATGTAATCTGCCATGATCCACTAACATGATTTGTCTGGTCCAAGCTATATGTATCAATGCTTTGCCGGCAGTCTATTTTCTGCACTTTTGGTCACTTTAGGTGTTTAAGACTTTATAAACATATGATTGAAATGGCATGACTAACAGATTCACTGTAAACATTGCTTTTGTCACAAATTGTATTTTTACTAACATATTAATATTATCAGTAAACTAGTGGTCAAAGCATTGCTTTGGTTGTTGTGAAGAAAGAATAATGCATCTATTTTGTTCCGAGGGAACTGTGTCTATTAATAAGACAATGCACAATCCCTTGGTTGAGGCTTCTACTACATGAGTTCAATTAAATTGTATTTGTGAGCGACTAGCTAGCTCGTACATTTCTGAAAAGTATGTCTATGAGCTCTAAACTAGATGGTTTTGGTTTGTTGCCACATGAGCCCCTTGCGTGCCCATGATAACAAGGAACATTTCAAATGATTCGATAAGCTAGGATGTCCAGTATTCCCTGTAATGGAGTTATTTGGACCACTGATTTTTTTTTTGCCTTCACTGAGAACAGAATAACAGATGAAGTCATAAACTTGACAATATATGCTAACAATAAGAGTTGAAGGTGTGGTGATAAAAATGAATCGTTCTCCTGTAGCGGTTCTCTGTTTCTAATGTTGGTTTTGTCCGCTGATGCTGACTATTGAGACGGTCTAGTTTCAGAGCATTTGGCATGATTTCCACAGTACCAGTAAAGTTAATGTTTACTGTTTGAGTCATACAAAAAGTTGAGATACATAACATCCACATTTTTTTTCTCTGAATGTATTGAGATACATAATTTTAACTTTGACTGATAAATTGGCTGCTATGCAGGTCTCTAGGATTGAATTCCGGTGGCCAAGATGCAGAAAATGGTTATGGTGCTGTAGGTTCTTCCAATTTCTATGCTGTTCACGGGGTCTATTATGTGCTATACCCATAATTTGGCCCTCTGTGCTGGCCTTTGTAAACTTACCTGTCTATCATCTATGTTCTGTATGAGGACAAGGTGACTTGCTTGGATTAGCAATTAGTGTTGGGTTACTCTCGCGGTTCATTTGCTTGGTGCCTTTTAAGCAAGCAAGCCCACCTGTCAGTTGTATCTAGGATTGAAGCTTTGGCGCTGCTTCAACAAGCTGAAGCAAGCATATGACAATTAAATAATTGCCTTGTGTTGCATATGACAATGTAAAAGGAAAATGTATGTGTGAGGCGCTCTGTTAGGGGATGGCAACCAGATTATGTGGGCTGGCCATCTACCTCAGTTTCAGTTTAATGGAGTGCATCGGCAGTGTTACTTTGCTTCTATGACCGGCatattaggggcttagcccagtTAGTTGTGGCACAGTTTATCTTATCGTTATTAGAGGCTTAGCCCAATTATCTTATTAGGAGGATTATATAAACTCGTGTAAGGACCCGTTTTGGGATTAAGTAAGAAGCAATCATATTTGCTCCGCTTCCTTAGGGAGCCGGGagacctaaccctagccgccgcccctgCTCCCTCGCACGTAATGACGGCGCCCCAGCATAGGCGACCACACTTTCCTCCAGGCCATCCCTTCTTCCACCCCTACAACCTGAGACCATGCCTTGTTAGGGATCCGATTCCTACCAATTTGGTATCAGATAGCTTCGGTGcgatctaggtgacattagggttttggttgatttgtgtcttaaggtgttattctagtaggAACTcaatgatagattgaacggaaagaatagcttcatgttattttactacggactcttgaatagatcgatcagaacggataactttgaggtggtttcgtaccctaccataatctcttcgtttgttctccgctattagtgactttggagtgactctttgttgcatgttgagggatagttatatgatccaattatgttattattgttgagagaacttgcactagtgaaagtatgaaccctaggccttgtttcctagcattgcaataccatttgtgctcacttttatcattagttacttgttgtttttatattttcagattacaaatacccatatatatcatccatattgcacttgtatcaccatgtcttcgccgaactagtgcacctatacaatttactattgtattgggtgtgttggggacacaagagactctttgttatttggttgcagggttgtttgagagagaccatcttcatcctacatctcccacggattgataaaccttaggtcatccacttgagggaaatttgctactgtcctacaaacctctgcacctggaggcccaacaacgtctacaagaagaaggttgtgtagtagacatcaacctctcttttctggcgccgttgccggggaggttagtgcttgaaggtatatctttagatcttgcaatcgaatctttttgtttcttgttttatcactagtttagtttataaaagaaaattacaaaaaaaatatggaattaagggtacctcatatgcttcatctttttaatatctatcatgaaaataaggattccgataattttgctcaagtgctagaagaataatgcattagaatgtttggcactaaatatttgaatgatgagcatgattgcaatgttgttagtatgaattccttgaatatccatgatgctaatgttATGCAAAgacacaagcttggggaagctatgtttgatgaagattgatattttttgtcccccaagttttgatgagcaaatttattatgatgaaagcatgcctcctatttatgatgattatatttatgaaagtggatttggggaggtcatgactttattttgtgatgaatccactatttcagaagaggttccaattgattatgagaacaaagttgctatctatgatgattattgtgatgacttgtatgctataaataataatgatatccatgaaacttgtcatcatgattttagttttcaattggattatgcatgacatgataattattttgttgagtttgctcccactattattcatgagaagaattttgcttgcgtggagagtaataaaatttctatgcttgtagatcatgaaaagaatgatttaggtgctggttatattgttgaattcattcatgatgctactgaacattattatgagggaggaacatatgcttatcggaattgcaataatatcaagtttcccctctatgtgcttaaaattacttcctatgcaagttgattcttgttcccacaagttgtttgctcaaaaaatccctatgcataggaagtgggttaggcttaaatgtgttagtaatattcttcatgatgctctctttattttttaattcttgtCTTTTATGTGACCgccattgaaatcatcatgcctagctaggggcgttaaacgttagcgcttgttgggaggcaacccaattttattctttttctttgcttttttatcctgtttagtaataaataattcatctagcctctgttatgattgagtttttatgttttaattagtgtttgtgccaagtagaaccattgggaagacttggggaaagtcttgttgatcttgttataaaaaacagaaactttagcgctcacgagaattgatgccattttttattgaagagtgctatttagttaattatttttgcagatgattaatagagaAATTCCTGACGTCCAGAAacttattttagaatttttggggttccagaagtttgcgttagttacagattactacagactgttctgtttttgacagattctgtttttcatgtgttgtttacttattttgatgaatctatggctagtaaaagagtttataaaccatacagaagttggaataaagtaggtttaacaccaatataaataaataatgagttcattacagtaccttgaagtggtgttttgttttctttcgctaacggagcttacaagttttctgttaagttttgtgttgtgaagttttcaagttttgggtaaagattcaatggactatggaataaggagtggcaagagcataagcttggggatgcccaaggcaccccaaggtaatattaaagcacaaccaagagcctaagcttggggatgccccggatggcatcccctctttcgtcttcgttcatcggtaactttacttggagctatatttttattcaccacatgatatacgttttgcttggagcgtcatttttttacttgatgtttgaataaaataccaagatatgaaattcttaatgttagagagtcttcacatagttgcataattattcgactactcattgatcttcacttatatcttttgagtagtttgtcatttgctctagtgcttcacttatatccttttagagcacgatggtggttttatttcatagaaataattgatctctcatggttcacttatattattttgagattcctttagaaaaacatggaaatttgctttttAGTCATAAtgaaaactttcatataagtgcattgaatactaagagaagttagatacttgatgattgttttgagatatggagatagtgatatcaaagttgtcctagttgagtagttgtgaatttgaggaatacttgtgttgtagtttgcaagtcccatagcatgcacatatggtaaacgttgtgtaacaaatttgaaacatgaggtgttatttgattgtcttccttatgagtggcggtcggggacgagcgatggtcttttcctaccaatctatccccctaggagcatgcacgtaatacttggtttttgatgacttgtacattttttcaataagtatgtgagttctttatgactaatgttgagtccatggattatacgcactttcacctttccatcattgctagcctcttcggtaccgtgcattgccctttctcaccttgagagttggtgcaaacttcgccggtgcatccaaaccccatgatatgatacgcactattacacataaacctccttatatcttcctcaaaatagccaccatacctacctattatggcatttccatagccattccgagatatattgtcatgcaactttccaccattccgttcatcatgacacacatcatcattgtcatattgccttgcatgatcatgtagttgacatcgtatttgtggcaaggccaccatgcttaatttatcatacatgtcactcttgattcattgcccatcctggtacaccgccggaggcattcatatatatagagtcatactttgttctagtatcgagttgtaatctttgagttgtaaataaatagaagtgtgctgatcatcattaatagagcattatcccaaaaaaaagaaaggccaaataaaaaaataaaaaaagggacaatgctactatcctttttttccacgcgtgtgcttt containing:
- the LOC125516511 gene encoding uncharacterized protein LOC125516511; the encoded protein is MGKERTNGSCAGDPRSCPWDSRGVAAGNIRNPYLCPDNTRRVGRGFHCNFGPIHFHISFWAACCFDSTDHIPLVSNKPKNQILVWDPVTGDQHRLVVPPGVAAHAEKTVINGAVLRARAAGDDAQHFQVVLAVADNDDEQHHRALACVYSSETGTWGDLVSTQLPPDVLTSDAPTLVSTDKPAVLVGDSLYWKLAGNMDGILEFDLEKQSLAVIQVPVHILEEGQYMFLIMRAEGGGLGLLTQTDCSIQLWKMNTDCDGVASWGLGRTIELDKLLSLNSEETDMLIPGLEEENNVVFVWTDHIVFMVQLESMKFKKLSGTYPLSHYHPFRSVYAAGKACLQIFIVTKPI